In Marisediminicola antarctica, one DNA window encodes the following:
- a CDS encoding DUF2510 domain-containing protein, whose amino-acid sequence MTDVPTAVVPAGWHVDPSSPTRMRWWTGEGWSEHTAPLPEPEPEPEPEPEPEPEPEPEPEPEPELGFGWPRHESNRPALVVARRVDTPGGWDILPSRWSSISVWIIAFSPFIAFAAAAAALVLITLYGWTWWILAVLLLPYLVTIVFAVRDVRRLRIWGHHDVARASWSLLGAPVYLIARAVVTRKHAGIGSAPAWVWFLNVLIAAAACVLLAFSLRASFVPLVTGNIEESIAWELSVGGTEHTVDCGTPERILPGATLDCAVTDDTGAAGTLEVRIDNLTDGFSYSQPVMSTAG is encoded by the coding sequence GTGACTGACGTTCCGACCGCTGTGGTTCCCGCCGGATGGCACGTGGATCCGTCGTCGCCGACCCGCATGCGCTGGTGGACGGGCGAGGGCTGGTCGGAGCACACGGCACCACTGCCGGAGCCGGAGCCCGAGCCCGAGCCGGAGCCCGAGCCCGAGCCGGAGCCGGAGCCGGAGCCGGAGCCCGAGCCGGAGCTAGGTTTCGGCTGGCCTCGTCACGAAAGCAATCGGCCCGCGCTCGTCGTCGCGCGCCGCGTCGACACCCCCGGAGGCTGGGACATCCTGCCGAGCCGATGGAGTTCGATTTCCGTCTGGATCATCGCGTTCAGCCCGTTCATCGCGTTCGCCGCGGCCGCCGCCGCGCTCGTTCTGATCACCCTCTACGGGTGGACCTGGTGGATACTCGCCGTGCTCCTGCTGCCCTATCTGGTCACGATCGTCTTCGCTGTGCGTGATGTGCGCCGCCTACGCATCTGGGGGCACCACGATGTCGCTCGGGCATCGTGGTCGCTGCTCGGCGCACCGGTCTACCTGATCGCGCGGGCTGTCGTCACCCGCAAGCATGCGGGAATCGGTTCGGCACCCGCCTGGGTGTGGTTCCTGAACGTGCTGATCGCAGCCGCCGCATGCGTGCTGCTCGCGTTCTCGCTCCGCGCCTCGTTTGTGCCGCTTGTCACGGGCAACATCGAGGAGTCGATCGCGTGGGAGCTGTCCGTCGGCGGCACCGAACACACGGTGGACTGCGGAACGCCGGAGCGGATCCTGCCGGGGGCGACGCTCGACTGCGCGGTCACCGATGACACCGGCGCCGCAGGCACCCTCGAGGTGCGGATCGACAACCTCACCGACGGGTTCTCCTACTCGCAGCCCGTCATGTCGACGGCTGGTTAG
- a CDS encoding 8-oxo-dGTP diphosphatase, giving the protein MVLPEVSVCYLLRETAAGPEILLGRKKTGLGLGNLVGPGGKLEAGETPTDAAVRETREEVGVTVHPDALTLIGELTYPFPYRPAWSQKSWAFLCREFSGEPVESEELRPEWFALDALPLDRMWADAKHWLPLALAGRFVRATFTFAADGRSVESSDFVPANQPST; this is encoded by the coding sequence ATGGTCCTGCCCGAGGTGAGCGTCTGCTATCTGCTGCGCGAGACCGCGGCCGGGCCCGAGATTCTGCTCGGACGCAAGAAGACCGGACTGGGGCTGGGCAACCTCGTCGGCCCCGGCGGCAAGCTCGAGGCTGGCGAGACGCCGACGGATGCTGCGGTGCGCGAGACACGGGAAGAGGTCGGCGTGACCGTGCATCCGGATGCGCTCACCCTCATCGGCGAGCTCACCTACCCTTTTCCGTACCGTCCAGCGTGGAGCCAGAAGTCGTGGGCGTTCCTCTGCCGGGAGTTCTCCGGCGAGCCCGTCGAGTCGGAGGAGCTGCGCCCGGAATGGTTCGCGCTCGACGCCCTGCCCCTCGACCGGATGTGGGCCGACGCCAAGCACTGGCTGCCGTTGGCCCTCGCCGGGCGGTTCGTGCGCGCGACGTTCACGTTCGCGGCCGACGGCAGGTCAGTGGAGTCGTCGGATTTCGTGCCGGCTAACCAGCCGTCGACATGA